The genomic segment TTTCCATTATATGTCTATGTCCACGTCTCCAACTAGATTAGAATCTCCTCCAAGGCAGGAGTTCCCGTCCTCCTTGCCACGAGACAGCCACTACATTCTTAGTGAAGAAAGCAGGTTTTTTGGGAAGTGTCATTTCGGGCAAGGCCATAGCTTGTTTACGACAAAAGCTGGACGGTGGGTCCAAGCCGCGGGCCCGGTGACGTCATCGGGCACGTGACGTCAGCGACGCTGGCCGTGGCGGCGCTCCGCAGCCTGCGGGCAGGATGACGTCACCGTCGGAACCGGTGCAGACAAGCGCGCGCGGGAGGAATTAGCGAGGCTGGCAGCTGGAGACGccgggaaagagagaggaggaaccAGTAAACTAGCAGAAGCGGGGCGGGGTCTGCCCCGTCCGGGCGGGGGGCCTAGCCCCCTTACGGACTGGCTCCGCCCCGCCGTGTCCGACGCGCGCCAGCCAATCCAGGCAGGCCGCGGTGACGCGCAGCCTATCAGCGGCCAGGGCTCGCCGGGCGCTTCCGTGTTTGCGAGCGCGTCCGGCCCTAATCCgcagggggagggggcgagggcgACGGGTCCCAGGGTCACCTACGTCCGCACCGCCCGGCTTGGCCCGCCTGCGGGGGCTCGCCTTCTCCCTGGGACCCCGATGGCCTCGGAAGGCCTGGCAGGGGCGCTGGCGGCCGTGCTGGGGGGCCGGGGTCTGCTTGTGCAGAGCTATGACTCGGGGCCGGCCGGGGAGCCGCCGGCGCCGGTGCGGCTGCGGAAGAACGTCTGCTACTTCGTGCTGGCCGTGTTCCTCAACGAGCAGGTGAGCGTCCGCCCGTCGGGCCCACCGCCCAGGCCTCCGGGGCTCGCAGGCAGTCCCGGTGGGATCAGAGGACCTGCCGGCAACAGCTACCGCTTCCTGGTGTGTGGCTCTTCCCAGTTTTGCAAAGCACTCTCACACTTACATCTGAGCCTTGTGCAGCGCAACTCTGCGATTGTCCTGATgggcaaaggaggaaactgaggcccaggaaccTGTCTATCTCATCACTCTAGGCCTCAGTTCCTTGAGGGGAGGGCTGTCGTactcctcttcctttccccagAATCTAGCACAGTGCCCGCCGCGGAGTGGGCTCTCTTAAAGACCTGTCCGGTGCTTCAGAGACCTCCCCTGGGTCCCCTGGCCAGTAATGGCACAATCTGCGCTTACACTCAGGCCTTCTGACCCCCTGTGTGATGCTCTTTTTGGTGCTATAACAACAGCTAGAAGGCGCCAGAGCCATAGGTAGGAATTGTATGGGATGAGGGTTTGGGGTGTGTTTCAAAGCCTAGACTCCAGTGTGAGGACTGGCCACAAGCGGTTTATAAACCATGAGGGGAGGTGAGAGATACGCAGTGACTTATGCAGACATGAATCAGTGCAGAACACAAGGCAACCCATACTGGGAGGCCTAATCTCCAGCCCTGGGAACAGCTCCCAGGAATCTTAGCCCCTTGCTGAAATGGAAACCTGAATGCAAAGAGGGATGAATTTCAGAGATAGCTGCAGTCCCCAGACACACAAGGGCCAGTCCCCTGGAGAGCTCAACAACTTGAGGGTGTCCCCCAAAATGTGGGTACTGAGCAACTATATCTGAGATTTGATCTGGACCCAGGGCAAGCGAAGGCTGCTTGCTGTGCTGCTTCCCTGGAGCTCCCATCCCGGCTGTGGTGGGTGAGGATCCTTTCTCTCCCCTCAGGATGAGGTGCTACTGGTCCAGGAGGCCAAGAAAGAGTGTCGTGGGTCATGGTACCTTCCTGCAGGGAGGATGGAGCCTGGGGAGACCATTGTGGAAGCGCTGCAGCGGGAGGTgaaggaggaggctgggctgcAGTGTGAGCCTCTGACGTTGCTGTCTGTGGAGGAGCGGGGCCCCTCCTGGATCCGCTTCGTGTTCCTCACTCGCCCCACAGGTATGGCCCAGCGGGTGGCAGTGTGGGCAGAGGACAGCTTACATCATTCCTCCAGCTTGTCGTAAGGTGAGATGAGCCCCTGTTCTGGCTGGTATAAACCTGGCATTTCCAGATTCCAACCTGAGGACTTGACTCGGGGCCTCCCCCGGGTCAGAGCTAGATGCCTAGGTGGTCCTTTACTCTGCCAGGCCCAGCATCTCCCTCAATGTAGACCTTttcccccaccctgtcccctaTATCTCCCCAGGTGGAATTCTCAAGACTCCCAAGGAGGCAGATGCAGAGTCCCTGCAGGCTGGCTGGTACCCACGAACCTCGCTGCCCACTCCGCTGCGAGCCCACGACATTCTGCATCTGGTAGAGCTAGCTGCCCAGTATCGCCAACAAGCCAGGCACCCTCTCCTTCTGCCCCAGGAGCTTCCCTGCAGTCTGGTCTGCCAGCGGCTTGTGGCTATCTTTACCAGTGTCCAGACAGTGTGGGTGTTGGTGGGCACACTGGGGATGCCTCACTTGCCCATCACTGCCTGTGGCTTCACTCCCATGGAGCAGCGGGGTGGCATCAAGATGGCTGTCCTGCGGCTGCTACAGGAGTGTCTGACCCTGCACCACTTGGCAGTGGAGATCAAGGGGTTGCTTGGACTGCAGCACCTGGGTAAAGATCAAACTGATGGTATCTGCCTGAACGTGCTGGTGACAGTGGCTTTTCGGAATCCAGGTACCCAAAATGAGCCCCCAAAGGTTCAGGGTGAGAACTTCTTTTGGTGGAAGGTGGTGGAGGAAGACTTGCAGAGCCAGCTCTTACAGAGGCTTCGGGAATCATCTGTTGTCCCAATCAACAGATAGGAGGCTGCTGTCAGTGGGCCAGGAGCTGGGCATCTGTGCTTCTGAGGCTTTGCCTCTGAGAGGGGCAGAAGGTTGGCAGTCAGAGATCTTCTTGCATGAGGAGCCAGACagttctcctggttctcaggggAACTTCCATCTCTTGTTGCCATGGAGTACATCCCTGCACTGCACCAGAAGGGACACTGCCTTCAACTAAGCAAGGAGTCCAGAGCTCAAGGTCCCAGTTGCTCTGAGGGCACAATGAGGGCATGACTCCCTAAGGGGATGTGAGGACTTTCTGGACTTGAGGTGCCATCTCCCTGTCATTTACCATGCCTGCCTGGATAAAGGCCTCATCCAGATCCTCAGGCACTTAGAACATGGaatgggggggcttcctaggtggcacagtggtcaagaatccacctgccaatgcaggggacacaggttcaatctctgctccaggaagatcccacatgctacgaagcagctaagcctgtgcgccacaacgactgagcctgcgctttagagcccatgagccacaactattgagcccatgtgccacaactgctgaagcccatgcacctagagcccgtgctccacaagagaagccacggcaacgatgagcccgtgcaccacaatgaagagtaacccccgcttgccgcaactagagaaagcccgtgtgcagcaacaaagatgcaacgcagccaacaaacaaacaaataaataaatttattaaaaaaaacatagaagGGGTGCTGGGGGAGGTCATTCCAAGGGAGTGGGTCCCTGGCTGAGTAAATAGGTGTTGCTTACTTTGCCTTCCTGCCTAAATGTCTCTGTGGGTTGGAAGTGAgcaggaagtgggggggggggggggggggggcggggagtctGCGGTCAAGAGaagctcctctcctcttcccaatGATACCACCCAGGCCTTTCCAGACAGCAGGCAACATGCAGGTGACACTGCAGATGACTGGCTGGCAGGCTTCCTTTGTCCACCACAGCCTGTCTCGGGCCCGCTGGGGCTCCTTCATCGGCCTGCCAGGTGGGATATGACCACATCCCCTCCAAGGTTTGGGCAGTGAGAAGGCCAGGGGAAGCTTCGGGTGGGCGAGGGGCTGTGAGAGCTGTCCCTCTGCCCGTCTCTTTCTCCTCGAGCTTCTCCAGTGGATCCTTCCCCGCATCGCTCTGCCCCCAGGCTCCTGCCTCTGCCTCGGTGCAACTCCAGCCCGAAGCCAGCCCCAGACCCGCTCTTCATTTCCCCTCAGCTCAGCCGAATCACGGtaggagttatttttaaaaagaactttactAAAGTTTAAGGGAAAACTAaaggaaatcaaggaaacatatcATGCTCCTTACTCACTGCGGTACACTAATCACTAACGACAGGTTTGGTTCTGAGCAGAGAAATACTTGACTGGGTTTCCCTTCTGTGCTAACTCCCCTCTGACACTGAAGAGCCAGGATGACCTCAGAggcccccttccctgcctctctgggcTGCCATCTTGTCTTTCTGGAGCCTGGGCCTGTGGTGGGAATCCTCTTGATCCTTCTAAAGATAAACATCTTCCAAATGGCTCCCTTCTCTCAGTGTCTGCGGGACCTACGGGTCCACATCCACATTGAAGGACGGGGTCTTTACTTCCATTAAGTAGCCTATAGTAGTTTTCATCCCTGGGTGTCCATTAGAATCACCcagagagctttaaaaacaacTGTGCGCCCACCCCCAGAGAGCTAATTAACTGGTGGAGGGTGGGACTGGGGCACTGGTATTTTTGAAAGCAACCCAAGTTACTGTAACATACCGCGAGGTGAAAGCCACGGAGCAGCCCTCACTTTGTGTCTGCGGCTTGCCTGCCCTGGAGTACTCCTGGTGAacaccccccacgcccccactGCCCACCAGAGGAtctccacacacatacacttagggacaagattttttaaaacatcaggcCCACTATTCACCACTAAAGCAGTCATACTGCTCATGACAGAAACACTAAAAAGGAGACTTGCACACAGACGCCTCAGGTGGCCCGTTTCCGTGCGGTGTCTCTGGGGCTGCCAGCTTTCAGCTGTAGGCCAGCAGAGCAGAAACAGTGCTGCTTGGCCAAGAGAGCCTGGTTCCTGGTTCCTGGCAGGCGCTGAGGAACATCAGGTTTGCACTGCCAGAGCCTCTCTTTaccaccacccccccgccccaacacacacatgcacagacacacggCACCCCTCCATCCTGTGCTGGGAAAGGAATTTAATTCATCTCCCTTAGGGAGGAAGATGGGCCTGAGTTAGCAGTGGAGCCCTGGGCAGAAGGACGCGAAGGGCGGAGAAGAAAAGGGCGGCTGTGTCCACGCAACCACACCGTTTATTGCTGTGCTGTCTGGGGGGACACTGTGCAAATGCCCAAGTGCACTGATGGTGGGGGGAGTGTCTGACTCCCAGACACGCGAACGTTTTCTGAACCAGAAAGTCCAGACCCAATTCACCCTTTGAGCTCTGCTCCCCGTCCCACACCGAtgcccacacacgcacacacacatgcggGCACATGCACGGTGTCCTCCAGAGCAGCAGTTAAACCTTCCCCAG from the Hippopotamus amphibius kiboko isolate mHipAmp2 chromosome 2, mHipAmp2.hap2, whole genome shotgun sequence genome contains:
- the NUDT18 gene encoding 8-oxo-dGDP phosphatase NUDT18, with protein sequence MLLTTGKAEPKGREAILLSLLPSVPMASPTLTGQLPETVDSPSPPPGPSACGQDDVTVGTGADKRAREELARLAAGDAGKERGGTSKLAEAGRGLPRPGGGPSPLTDWLRPAVSDARQPIQAGRGDAQPISGQGSPGASVFASASGPNPQGEGARATGPRVTYVRTARLGPPAGARLLPGTPMASEGLAGALAAVLGGRGLLVQSYDSGPAGEPPAPVRLRKNVCYFVLAVFLNEQDEVLLVQEAKKECRGSWYLPAGRMEPGETIVEALQREVKEEAGLQCEPLTLLSVEERGPSWIRFVFLTRPTGGILKTPKEADAESLQAGWYPRTSLPTPLRAHDILHLVELAAQYRQQARHPLLLPQELPCSLVCQRLVAIFTSVQTVWVLVGTLGMPHLPITACGFTPMEQRGGIKMAVLRLLQECLTLHHLAVEIKGLLGLQHLGKDQTDGICLNVLVTVAFRNPGTQNEPPKVQGENFFWWKVVEEDLQSQLLQRLRESSVVPINR